One part of the Aricia agestis chromosome Z, ilAriAges1.1, whole genome shotgun sequence genome encodes these proteins:
- the LOC121738509 gene encoding uncharacterized protein LOC121738509 — MNRNNHRVPEQFVLAAILSGGLTILTSLAYITLCTVALIFRFDCSAGQLSNTDGSQYFLTTIYRVYIQSADCENALRYGGITQSHSVFILITIILSFSVLSLCSSIAIIAVANSETGSSTINIYSCVHIGVYVAMLVVDLTLAIHFGMDHTLLQSELAMSTPGLGMNYEKDMIRLGLLLLMTISLKGYIIHAINIVLLIVLAVYAVRHQRRNDNVHSIHNLGVLNAFERPKRVEDPWQQNNEMFYARGPHSNNAYSHDEDFNRNPIRESLHMSNNRPHDRSNSWHRSEPAPVGSRPFSYLEEPKRPVPVKPPTTPTKDPNWRRDPWPPAPYVPDPDYSPPQSRRLKSALKTGY, encoded by the exons atgaacaGAAACAACCATAGAGTTCCGGAGCAATTCGTGCTGGCCGCTATTCTTTCTGGAGGACTGACCATA CTAACTTCCCTCGCGTACATAACGTTATGTACGGTAGCTCTGATATTCCGGTTTGACTGCTCAGCTGGTCAGCTGTCCAACACCGACGGCTCTCAATACTTCCTCACCACCATCTACAGAGTCTACATTCAGA GTGCGGATTGTGAGAACGCACTCAGATATGGCGGCATCACGCAGTCACATTCTGTCTTTATACTCATCACGATCATACTCTCCTTCTCCGTGCTCAGTCTGTGCTCTTCCATCGCCATCATTGCAG TGGCAAACAGCGAGACAGGCAGTTCGACAATAAATATATACTCGTGTGTACACATAGGAGTGTATGTTGCTATGCTAGTGGTGGACTTGACTTTGGCTATCCACTTTGGAATGGACCACACCCTACTTCAAAGTGAGCTG GCAATGAGCACGCCAGGTCTGGGTATGAACTATGAGAAGGACATGATAAGACTAGGATTACTGCTCCTCATGACGATATCATTAAAGGGGTACATCATACACGCGATCAATATAGTCCTGTTGATCGTGCTGGCTGTGTACGCTGTGAGACACCAGAGGAGGAACGACAATGTG CACTCCATTCATAATTTGGGTGTCCTTAATGCTTTTGA ACGACCAAAGCGAGTGGAAGACCCATGGcaacaaaataatgaaatgttCTACGCGCGTGG GCCCCACTCAAACAACGCGTATAGCCACGACGAGGACTTCAACAGAAATCCGATAAGGGAATCCCTGCATATGTCCAA taatcgtccCCACGACCGCTCCAATTCGTGGCACCGCAGCGAACCCGCGCCAGTCGGTTCCCGGCCCTTCTCTTACCTCGAGGAACCCAAGCGGCCGGTTCCCGTCAAACCACCCACCACGCCCACCAAGGACCCGAATTGGAGACGAGACCCGTGGCCGCCTGCGCCGTACGTCCCCGATCCTGACTACAGTCCCCCGCAGTCTAGAAGACTAAAGTCAGCGCTTAAGACTGGATACTAA
- the LOC121738427 gene encoding uncharacterized protein LOC121738427, giving the protein FFTGNLQGRKRRRFIKIQSGAQVAISALAVAQYFCLIDFLQNLPILLYIRVLYYHNPSSCGNSIPIGHAIDGISDQAFVLLRSEPLTSFRTFIINCTSLGVGFLWLLASALLLSGGTKVDKTEPTKWPWILTTIAICAVDVVATVIFANDSFYTRTLSDIMDYIGGTLSGTGNAQLDTAIVSWIMVIIYSRFVVFFLLNVLFVVLVATAKPVVVNHVEAQILPPITQTTTAIQTTSTVSTEAQTSPLPNHVETTTDTAIETPPIPSDSPRETDRESSIRTFRLPRADFSYAFRRMKTFLFRKSDTSPKESFITYSVNISPERSPQRRREDDKKRTVNFPENIPDNFQTFRQHLENKIADQQRRLNQSVIDTSCRQQSQSLPQLNEETEDAVSVNRQRRGTLPDLQSQLPWAYIPASMHRMRDQLPPDEDLPPVPLPDYNALRKTSVHRTASSLSSLTHKKEYTPQIQRTKSSLTQSDVLY; this is encoded by the exons ATTCAATCTGGTGCTCAAGTGGCAATCAGTGCCTTGGCAGTAGCTCAATATTTCTGCCTGATAGACTTCCTACAGAACCTGCCGATCCTGTTGTATATACGAGTATTATACTATCACA ACCCGAGCTCCTGCGGTAACAGCATCCCTATAGGTCACGCTATAGACGGTATCTCCGACCAAGCGTTTGTGTTGCTGAGGAGCGAACCCCTTACATCATTCCGGACCTTTATCATCAACTGCACCAGCCTTGGAGTAGGGTTTCTTTGGCTATTGGCGAGTGCGCTGCTATTGA GCGGTGGAACCAAAGTAGACAAGACAGAACCGACAAAATGGCCGTGGATATTGACGACAATTGCGATCTGTGCTGTAGATGTAGTGGCGACTGTTATATTCGCCAACGATTCATTTTATACACGG ACTCTATCCGATATAATGGACTACATCGGCGGTACATTAAGCGGTACGGGCAACGCGCAGCTCGACACTGCGATTGTGTCGTGGATCATGGTAATCATATACTCACGGTTCGTCGTCTTCTTCCTGCTCAATGTGCTCTTCGTGGTGCTGGTCGCGACTGCTAAACCGGTAGTTGTTAACCAT GTGGAAGCACAAATTTTGCCACCAATCACTCAAACGACCACAGCTATTCAGACAACCTCCACAGTTTCCACAGAAGCGCAGACCAGTCCGCTCCCAAACCATGTGGAGACAACCACAGATACAGCGATAGAAACCCCCCCTATACCTAGCGACAGCCCAAGGGAAACGGATCGGGAGTCCAGTATACGCACCTTTAGATTACCGAGAGCGGATTTCAGCTATGCCTTCCGACGCATGAAAACTTTCCTGTTCAGGAAATCGGACACATCACCCAAGGAATCGTTCATCACGTACTCTGTGAATATATCACCAGAAAG ATCTCCGCAAAGACGTCGCGAGGACGACAAGAAGAGAACGGTGAACTTTCCAGAGAACATTCCAGACAATTTCCAGACGTTCCGCCAGCACCTCGAGAACAAGATCGCGGACCAACAGAGGAGGCTGAATCAGTCGGTGATAGACACGTCGTGTAGACAACAGTCGCAGTCACTGCCGCAGTTGAACGAGGAGACTGAGGATGCTGTGTCAGTGAACCGCCA GCGTCGCGGTACCCTCCCGGACCTGCAAAGCCAGCTGCCTTGGGCGTATATTCCGGCGTCGATGCACCGCATGCGCGACCAGTTACCCCCAGATGAGGACTTACCTCCCGTACCGTTACCGGACTATAACGCGCTGAGGAAAACAT CCGTACATCGCACAGCGTCAAGTCTGAGCTCTCTCACGCATAAAAAGGAGTACACACCACAAATACAACGGACTAAAT CATCCCTAACACAATCTGACGTGTTATACTAA